The genomic stretch TCGATCTTGTTGACCAGCGTCGCTCCATAGGCGAAAACCTCGGCGCAGGGGCCGTGGACATAATTGAGCATGTCGTGGGCGTGGATGGCATGGCCGAGCAAACCGCCGCCCAGTTCCGTTGCCCACTTCCCGCGCCATTCCACCGCAAAATAGGGCGGAGGACGCCACCAATGGGTCTCGATCGTGGTCATGAACGGCCGGCCGGCCAGCCCTTTCGCGATCAGGTGTTTCAGCTTCTGCAATCCCGTGCCGTAGCGATACTGAAAGATCGGCATGATGACCCTGCCGGATGCCGCCGCAATCTTCTCCATGGCGTCGACATCGGCGAGCGAACCGAACAGCGGCTTCTCGCAGATGACGTGCTTGCCCGCTTCAAGCGCCCTTCGAGACAGCTCGAAATGGCTGTGCGGCGGCGTGCAGACGTCGATGATGTCGATATCCTCGCGGGCAAACAGCGAATCGGTGTCCTGCGTGTATTCGGGCACGCCGAATTCCTCGCAAAGCGCCCGGCCGCGCGCTTCGTCGAGCGAGCAGATCACCTTGACCTCGAAGCGCTCGGCATTCCACCTGTAGCCCGTCATGTGACGGGCGGCGATACCGGCGCCGATGACGGCAACGCGGAACTTTCTGGTCATGCTTTCTCCTCCCGGTTCCGCTCAGCGCGCGGTGATGTTGTGGGCTTTTTCCTGAGCCTCGAGCGACAGGCGGCAGACCTCGAAAACATGGGCCTGGCTCATGGCGGTTTCGGTCCGCTCGCGCACATCGGTGACGAACTGGTCGAAATAGTCGAGTTTCTCCCCGGAACAGTCGATATATTCGGTATGGGTCCGGTCAACGAGGAACAGGTGGTCCTTGCCGTCGCGGCCGCAGATATCGACATATTTTCGCAGCTCGATATAGCCGTCCGTGCCGAGAATGGTGAGACGGCCGTCGCCCCAGGTCGGCAGGCCGTCCGGAGTGAACCAGTCGACGCGGATATAGCCGGCGGCATGATCGCTGCGCAGCAGAACCTCGCCGAAATCCTGAAAGGCGGGATGGTCTCCCGTGGCGAAATTGCCGATGCTGGCGGCAGCGACTTCGGCCGTCTCCGAGCCGGTGTAAAACAGGAACTGATCGATCTGGTGCGAGGCGATGTCGATGATGATGCCGCCAAACCGGTCAAGCTCAAAAAACCAGTCCGGCCGCTGGCCCGCCGACTTGCGGTGCGGCCCCATGCCGATGGTCTGCACCACCTTGCCGATCGCTCCCGCAGTAACCAGTTTTCCGGCCTTGACGGCGGAGGGAACACAGAGCCGCTCGGAGAAACAGACCGAGAAGATCCGGCCGGTCTTTCCGACCGTCTCGCGCACCGCCGCGAGTTGCGCGCCAGTGGTCATACCAGGCTTGTCGACCATGACATCCTTGCCGGCTTCCATCGCCCGGATCGCGAGACCGGCGCGATCTGCGGGAACAGCGGCGATGCAGATGACGTCAATACTGTCGTCGCCAAAAATCGTCTCCCGGTCGACGACGGGCGCATCGGGATAGGTTCGACGGAATGCGTCAACCAGTTCTGGAACCGAGGTTTTTTCGCAATATCCTGCGAATTCGGCCCCTGCCGCCAGCAATCCGTTGACGTGATCGAAAATATGTCCGTGGTCGATGCCCACGACAGCAAACCTCAACATTTACCTGGTTCTCCTTGGTTTCGGCAAAGCACGACACCCGGCTGAAGTTCGAAGTCGCATCTCAATCTCGCCGATTTGGACAGACCAAACAAAAATAATCTCGCTCTGTCAAGCCGCTCTCTTGTGAAGACAAGCGCTTCATAGCCCACTTTTACGGCGTTTTATGGGGATCGTCGTAGCTGTTGACTTTTTGGTCAGGCCAATCAATAGTTCCGTGGTTGGACCAATGCGTCTGACTGGAGAAGATGCCTGGCGGAGGGCTGGCATCGTCCAACGGGAGGATCAAAATGAAACTTTCAGCGTTCGCTTACCCGGCGGCGGCAGGCGTCTTTTTGGCCTGCGCCGCTGCCGCCTCGGCGCAGAATGGCGCCGCCACGATCTTCTGTGACGACACCGGCTTCGGCTGCATCACCATGCAGCCCGTGGTCGACCGTTACAACGAGGAGCATCCCGACCTGCCGGTCAAACTGGAAACCGTGAGCTATCAGGCCATCCTGGAGAGCCTGCCTGTCCAGCTCGAATCCGGCGAAGGGCCGGATGGCGCGATCATCACCGACCTCGGGGGCTTGAGCCGCTTCTATCTCGACATCACCCCTTATGTCGACGCGGCGCAGTTCGAGAAGGACTATGGCCAGACCCTTTCATGGCTGCGCGGCAGCGACCCCGACGGCGCCGCGATTTTCGGCATGCCGACCTCGCTGACGGTCAATGGCGCCTATGTCAACAAGACACTGTTCGAGCAGGCCAGCGTTCCCTTGCCGGAGGAAGGCGCAACCTGGGATGACTGGGCGGTTGCCACGACAAAGGTAGCCGAGGCCACCAACACGGATTTTCCGATGGAGATGGACAGGTCGGGCCACCGCTTCGCCAGCTTCGCCATCAGCCAGGGTGCCGAACTTGTCGATGACGAGGGTCGGCCCGTCGTCGATGACGGCCTGCGCAACGCGATCGAGAAATTCAAGGCGTGGCACGAGACCGGCGTGATGCCGATGGATCTCTGGGGGGCCGTTGGCGGCGCGACCCATCGCGAGCTCTTCGCCGACTTCCTCAATGCCAATGTCGTCTTCTATTTCGGCGGCTCATGGAACCTCGGCAAGATGGACGCCGAAGTCGGCGACCTGTTCGACTGGGAGGTCGCACCCGCGCCTTGCGGCCCGTCCTCCTGCACAGTGATGCCGGGCGGCGGCGCGCTGGTGGCGTTCAAACACACCGAACACCCGGAAGCCATGGGCGCCTTCATCAACTATCTGTCACAGCCCGAAAACCTCACCGAGGTGATCGCCGCCTCGGTCGAGATCCCGGCCTCCCGCTCGGTCGGCGATGCCGGCGTTGAATATCCGGGCGCTTCGGAGCGCACCCAGGAGGCGCTCGCCACCTTCAGCGCCCAGGTGCCGAAAATGGCCGACGCCGCCTACCGTTTTCAGGGCTGGCGCTACCAGCGCGCAATGATGAACTCGCTGACCACCCGCATCAGCCAGGTGCTCAACGACGAGCTGACGGTTGACGAGGCGCTGGCCCGTATCGAGACGGACGTCAACCTGGCGATCGATGCCGCCCGGGGCAACCAGTAACCGGGCGACCTTCAGGCGGCAGCAGACAGGAAGGCGCCCGGCCTTAAGGGCGCCTCCACCACCGAAGGCGGATGGAGAGACGGATGACAGCAAGCATGCAAGCCGGCCGGATGCTGGCCAATGTCGCGGCCTTGCCCGCCCGGCTGATCGAGCCGGCTATGAGCGGGGTTCAAAAGACAATCGGCATCAAGCGGATGCCGTGGATTTTCCTGATCCCCAACCTGACGGCGGTGCTGCTGTTCGCGCTCCTTCCGGTCTTCATCAATATCTTCTATTCGGTCACCGGCAGCGACAGGCTCTACCCTGTGGATCGGCCCTTCATCGGCATGGCCAATTACGAGACCCTGCTCGATTGCCGGAACTATCTCCAGCCATCGACATGCTCGCGCGACCTGTTCTGGCGCGCCCTCGGCAACAGCCTCGTATTCGTGCCGACGCAGGTGGTGCTGATGATCGGCATTTCCCTGCTGACCGCCATCTGCCTCAACCGGGAGATCAGGGGACGCGGCTTCTTCCGGGGCGTGTTCTTCTTCCCCGTCATGCTGTCGCCGGTCGTTGTTGCGCTGACCTGGCAATGGATCCTGCAGCGCAACGGCGCGCTCAACGGGCTTCTGGAATCCGTGGGCCTCGGCGGCGTCAACTGGCTGGTTCACGCAGACACCGCCTTTGCCTGGGCCGTCGCGGTAACGATCTGGGCCCATATGGGGTTCTACACCATCATTCTTCTCGCAGGCCTGCAGGCGATCCCGCGCGATGTCTACGAGGCCGCGAAAATGGACTCGGCCAGCCACTGGCGGGTGTTCCGGCGCATCACCCTGCCGCTTCTCCTGCCGGTGCTTCTGGTGGTCTTCGTCCTGTGCGTGATCCGCTCTGTGCAGACATTCGACGAACTCTACGTGCTGACCGGCGGCGGCCCCGGCTCGGCCACCATGCTGATGGTCCAGTATATCTACGAGGTCGGCTTTGCCGCCCAGCCGCGCAATTTCGGCCTTGCCGCAGCCGCCTCTCTGCTGCTCGGCCTCGTGCTGCTGCTGTTCACGGCACTGCAACTCAAATTCTCCAGGAGCGCACGTGATGGCTGACCTCGACGACATCCGCATCGCCCGGAACCGGCCGTCGCCAGGTATTCTGGGAACCATCTTCGGCAAACGCGGCGGCAGGAAGGCGGACTGGACCGACTACGTCACCTATGGCTACCTGCTGCTTGGCCTGGTCATCATGTTCGCGCCGGTGCTGTGGCTGGTGATCTCCTCGTTCAAGACGCCGGCCAATCTGCAGGATTTCCCGCCAACGCTGCTGCCGGTGACGACGGAAACGGTCTCCGTCGAAGGCTTCGACGAACCGCTGCCGCTCTACGACGTCAGGACCGAGGACGGCGAGACCATCCGGCTCGCCCAGATCCGGCGCGTCGGGCTCAACGCCCAGATGATCGATCCGGCCGATCCGGCGGCGGGGCGGCTCGTGATCAAGGTCGCCAATGCCGAGCCGGTGCGCAAGGTCCGTTTCACGATCGACAACTATGTCAATCTTCTGACCACGGCGGGCGCAGACATCTGGCGCTATGTCTACAATTCGCTGTTCATCACGGTCGTCGCCACGGTGATCACGCTGGTGATGAATTCGATGGCGGCCTTCGCGCTGTCGAAATACCGCTTCCGCGGCTCCACGGCGGCCCTGACGGCAATTCTGGCGACGCTGATGATACCGGCCACCGTGGTTCTGGTGCCGGTCTATCTGATCGTTGCCGAGCTCGGCCTTGTCGGCAGTCTTTGGGGCGTGATCCTGCCCACCGTCGCCACCCCCACCGGCGTGTTCCTGCTGCGTCAGTATATGCTCACCATTCCCGACGAACTGCTGGAGGCGGCGCGCATGGACCATGCCAGCGAATGGCGGATTTTCTGGCGCATCATCCTGCCGCTGTCCTCGCCGGCGCTGGCGGTGGTCGCGATCTTCTCGATCCTGTCGCGCTGGAACGACTTCCTGCTGCCGCTGATCGTGCTGAACAACCGGGAATCCTTCACGCTGCAGCTGGCCCTCGCTTCGTTCCAGACGGAATTCGAGATCCGTTACGACCTGCTTCTGGCGATGACGACGCTGACCGCCCTGCCGCTCGCCTTCGCCTTCATCTTCCTGCAGCGCTACATCACCAGCGGCATCGCTTCCACAGGCATAAAATAGGTTCGACATTCATGGCAAAACTGACCCTCGAGAACCTCAACAAGTGTTTCGGC from Martelella sp. AD-3 encodes the following:
- a CDS encoding ABC transporter substrate-binding protein; the encoded protein is MKLSAFAYPAAAGVFLACAAAASAQNGAATIFCDDTGFGCITMQPVVDRYNEEHPDLPVKLETVSYQAILESLPVQLESGEGPDGAIITDLGGLSRFYLDITPYVDAAQFEKDYGQTLSWLRGSDPDGAAIFGMPTSLTVNGAYVNKTLFEQASVPLPEEGATWDDWAVATTKVAEATNTDFPMEMDRSGHRFASFAISQGAELVDDEGRPVVDDGLRNAIEKFKAWHETGVMPMDLWGAVGGATHRELFADFLNANVVFYFGGSWNLGKMDAEVGDLFDWEVAPAPCGPSSCTVMPGGGALVAFKHTEHPEAMGAFINYLSQPENLTEVIAASVEIPASRSVGDAGVEYPGASERTQEALATFSAQVPKMADAAYRFQGWRYQRAMMNSLTTRISQVLNDELTVDEALARIETDVNLAIDAARGNQ
- a CDS encoding carbohydrate ABC transporter permease produces the protein MTASMQAGRMLANVAALPARLIEPAMSGVQKTIGIKRMPWIFLIPNLTAVLLFALLPVFINIFYSVTGSDRLYPVDRPFIGMANYETLLDCRNYLQPSTCSRDLFWRALGNSLVFVPTQVVLMIGISLLTAICLNREIRGRGFFRGVFFFPVMLSPVVVALTWQWILQRNGALNGLLESVGLGGVNWLVHADTAFAWAVAVTIWAHMGFYTIILLAGLQAIPRDVYEAAKMDSASHWRVFRRITLPLLLPVLLVVFVLCVIRSVQTFDELYVLTGGGPGSATMLMVQYIYEVGFAAQPRNFGLAAAASLLLGLVLLLFTALQLKFSRSARDG
- a CDS encoding Gfo/Idh/MocA family protein; this encodes MLRFAVVGIDHGHIFDHVNGLLAAGAEFAGYCEKTSVPELVDAFRRTYPDAPVVDRETIFGDDSIDVICIAAVPADRAGLAIRAMEAGKDVMVDKPGMTTGAQLAAVRETVGKTGRIFSVCFSERLCVPSAVKAGKLVTAGAIGKVVQTIGMGPHRKSAGQRPDWFFELDRFGGIIIDIASHQIDQFLFYTGSETAEVAAASIGNFATGDHPAFQDFGEVLLRSDHAAGYIRVDWFTPDGLPTWGDGRLTILGTDGYIELRKYVDICGRDGKDHLFLVDRTHTEYIDCSGEKLDYFDQFVTDVRERTETAMSQAHVFEVCRLSLEAQEKAHNITAR
- a CDS encoding carbohydrate ABC transporter permease, giving the protein MADLDDIRIARNRPSPGILGTIFGKRGGRKADWTDYVTYGYLLLGLVIMFAPVLWLVISSFKTPANLQDFPPTLLPVTTETVSVEGFDEPLPLYDVRTEDGETIRLAQIRRVGLNAQMIDPADPAAGRLVIKVANAEPVRKVRFTIDNYVNLLTTAGADIWRYVYNSLFITVVATVITLVMNSMAAFALSKYRFRGSTAALTAILATLMIPATVVLVPVYLIVAELGLVGSLWGVILPTVATPTGVFLLRQYMLTIPDELLEAARMDHASEWRIFWRIILPLSSPALAVVAIFSILSRWNDFLLPLIVLNNRESFTLQLALASFQTEFEIRYDLLLAMTTLTALPLAFAFIFLQRYITSGIASTGIK
- a CDS encoding Gfo/Idh/MocA family protein, which codes for MTRKFRVAVIGAGIAARHMTGYRWNAERFEVKVICSLDEARGRALCEEFGVPEYTQDTDSLFAREDIDIIDVCTPPHSHFELSRRALEAGKHVICEKPLFGSLADVDAMEKIAAASGRVIMPIFQYRYGTGLQKLKHLIAKGLAGRPFMTTIETHWWRPPPYFAVEWRGKWATELGGGLLGHAIHAHDMLNYVHGPCAEVFAYGATLVNKIEVEDTMALAVKMENGSLASLSMTLGSREEISRLRFCFENLTAESIREPYTMGRDPWRFIAGDAAHQARIDAALAEVAVTEDGYTRQFELFHAALVEGRAPPVTLADARNSLALVTAAYYSDRTGRPTPLPITEDHPLYRSWLPEAGKE